The following coding sequences are from one Nicotiana tabacum cultivar K326 chromosome 1, ASM71507v2, whole genome shotgun sequence window:
- the LOC107777721 gene encoding phragmoplastin DRP1E, with protein MTTMESLIGLVNRIQMACTALGDYGGADNSFSSLWDELPSVAVVGGQSSGKSSVLESIVGRDFLPRGSGIVTRRPLVLQLHKTDEGQQEYAEFGHLPRRRFTDFSLVRREIQDETDRVTGKTKQISPVPIHLSIYSPNVVNLTLIDLPGLTKVAVEEQPESVVKDIEDMVQSYVAKPNCIILAISPANQDIATSDAIKLSREVDPTGERTFGVLTKLDLMDKGTNALDVLEGRAYRLQHPWVGIVNRSQADINKNVDMTYARRKEREYFASSPDYGHLASKMGSEYLAKLLSKHLESVIRAKIPGITSVINKSIDELESEMDHLGRPIAVDAGAQLYTILELCRAFDKIFKEHLDGGRPGGDRIYGVFDNQLPAALRKLPFDRHLSIQNVRKVVSEADGYQPHLIAPEQGYRRLIEGALNYFRGPAEASVDAVHFVLKELVRNSVGECQELKRFPSLQSAIAVASYEALEKFRDEGRKTVVRLVDMESSYLTVDFFRKLPQEVEKGGNPATTKGGNPAATPAVDRFAEGHFRRIGSNVSSYVNMVTDTLRNTIPKAVVYCQVKEAKQSLLNHFYTQIGKKEGKALAELLDEDPALMEKRVQCAKRLDLYKKARDEIDSVSWVR; from the exons ATGACGACGATGGAGAGCTTAATAGGTTTAGTGAACAGAATTCAGATGGCATGTACTGCTCTTGGTGATTATGGCGGCGCCGATAACTCCTTCTCTTCTCTTTGGGACGAGCTTCCCTCTGTTGCCGTCGTCGGTGGTCAG AGTTCAGGGAAGTCATCTGTGTTGGAAAGTATAGTGGGACGAGATTTTCTTCCACGAGGATCAG GGATTGTTACAAGGAGACCTTTAGTACTGCAGCTTCACAAGACAGATGAAGGGCAGCAGGAATATGCAGAATTCGGTCACCTTCCAAGGAGACGGTTTACAGACTTCT CCCTCGTACGCAGGGAGATTCAGGATGAAACTGACAGAGTCACAGGGAAAACAAAGCAGATTTCTCCTGTTCCTATCCACTTGAGCATATATTCTCCAAATG TGGTCAACTTAACACTGATCGATTTACCTGGTTTGACCAAAGTTGCTGTTG AGGAGCAGCCTGAGAGTGTTGTCAAAGACATTGAAGACATGGTTCAATCTTACGTTGCAAAG CCCAACTGCATCATACTAGCAATTTCTCCTGCGAATCAGGATATTGCCACGTCAGATGCTATAAAACTTTCAAGGGAAGTAGATCCCACAG GAGAACGGACATTTGGCGTGTTGACCAAGCTTGATTTGATGGATAAAGGGACTAATGCGTTAGAT GTTCTAGAAGGAAGGGCTTATCGTTTGCAACATCCTTGGGTTGGAATCGTGAATCGTTCACAAGCTGATATAAATAAAAATGTGGACATGACATATGCGAGAAGGAAGGAACGTGAATATTTTGCAAGCAGTCCTGACTATGGGCATCTGGCTAGTAAAATGGGTTCAGAATATCTTGCAAAACTTCTCTCGAAG CACTTGGAGTCTGTAATTAGAGCTAAAATACCGGGCATCACCTCAGTTATTAATAAAAGCATAGATGAACTTGAATCTGAGATGGACCACCTTGGGAGGCCTATTGCTGTTGATGCAGGG GCACAATTGTATACTATCTTGGAACTTTGCCGTGCTTTTGACAAGATATTCAAGGAGCATCTGGATGGAGG CCGACCGGGAGGTGATCGAATTTATGGAGTTTTTGACAATCAGCTTCCTGCTGCTTTAAGAAAACTCCCATTTGATCGGCATCTTTCAATACAAAATGTGAGAAAAGTTGTCTCAGAGGCTGATGGGTATCAGCCTCATTTGATTGCACCTGAGCAAGGTTATAGACGGCTTATTGAGGGAGCATTAAATTATTTTAGAGGGCCAGCTGAAGCCTCAGTAGATGCT GTTCACTTTGTCTTAAAGGAACTTGTGAGGAATTCAGTCGGAGAATGTCAG GAGTTGAAGCGGTTTCCCAGTCTGCAATCTGCAATAGCTGTGGCCTCGTATGAAGCCTTGGAAAAATTTCGTGATGAAGGTAGAAAGACAGTCGTAAGACTGGTGGACATGGAATCCTCTTATCTGACAGTGGATTTCTTCAGAAAACTTCCTCAGGAAGTGGAGAAAGGGGGGAATCCAGCAACTACTAAAGGGGGAAATCCAGCAGCTACTCCTGCTGTAGACCGGTTTGCAGAGGGTCACTTTAGGAGGATTGGTTCAAATGTATCATCTTATGTAAATATGGTGACCGATACGCTGAGGAACACTATCCCTAAAGCAGTGGTTTATTGCCAAGTTAAGGAGGCCAAACAATCTCTACTAAATCACTTCTACACTCAAATTGGGAAGAAAGAG GGCAAGGCACTTGCAGAATTGTTAGATGAAGACCCAGCTTTGATGGAGAAAAGAGTGCAATGTGCTAAGAGGCTTGACTTATACAAGAAAGCAAGAGATGAAATTGATTCTGTATCATGGGTTCGATGA